The segment TCGTCGCGCCGCTATTCTCTGCGATGGCCGTGCCGGCCCATATTCGCGCCTTTGTCGCGATCGCTTTGGCAATTCTGCTTTTACCTGCGCAGGCCACGAGCGACATTGTCGCGCCGGCATCTTTGATCGAGTGGTTACTGACCGTCGGCGTAGAACTGCTCATTGGCTTGGCCCTCGGTGTCGGAGCGACGATCCTTATTGCCGGCATGCAGCTGGCGGGCCAGTTGATGGCCCAGGCGAGTGGACTTTCGCTTGCCGAGGTTTTCGATCCCGGCCTGGACGCGAATGTGCCCGTGGTGTCGCAATTTTTGGGTTCGTTCACATTGGCCGTGTATCTATTGATTGGCGGGCATCGCTGGCTCTTGGCCGGTTTGATGAATACGTTTTCGACGCTTCCTCTGGGAAGCGGCCGGTTACCGGGGTCGGTGGCCGACGCTCTGGTGGCATTGCTGACCGAAAGCTTTTCGCTGGGGATCAAAGCAGCGGCGCCACTGGTGATCTCGTTGTTGCTGGCCACACTCGTCCTCGGCTTGATCGGACGAACATTGCCACAGTTGAATATCTTGTCGGTCGGATTCGGTCCCAATGCGATCATTGCCTTTGGGATGTTGGCGATGCTTCTGGGCACCATCGCCTGGCTATTCGAGGATCGATTGCAGCCGGCGATCGTGCTCGTTCTAGATGCGCTGGCGTCGACCGGGCCCAACACTCTGGAACTGCGTTAGGAATCGTTGCGTAGATCGGTACTTCGCAGTGGCATAGTTTAGAAGGCGGACGAGATACTTTCCCATGGCCGAATTGACCGGCGACAAAACACAGGAGCCGACGTCGCATCGTCGCCAGCAGGCGCGTGAGCAGGGCCAGGTTGCCCGCAGCCGCGATGCATCTTCCGCCCTGTTGCTTTGCGGTGCGGTCATAACGTTGCTGTGGCTGGGGGGGCCGATTGTCGATTTCCTAGGCAATCTCACGATTCGTCAACTCGGGGGCGATCCGTGGCTGTCGGCAGATATCTCGTTTGTGACAAGCGAGTGG is part of the Pirellulales bacterium genome and harbors:
- a CDS encoding flagellar biosynthetic protein FliR, producing MPWIVELLPTHLLVFTLVLGRVGGMVFVAPLFSAMAVPAHIRAFVAIALAILLLPAQATSDIVAPASLIEWLLTVGVELLIGLALGVGATILIAGMQLAGQLMAQASGLSLAEVFDPGLDANVPVVSQFLGSFTLAVYLLIGGHRWLLAGLMNTFSTLPLGSGRLPGSVADALVALLTESFSLGIKAAAPLVISLLLATLVLGLIGRTLPQLNILSVGFGPNAIIAFGMLAMLLGTIAWLFEDRLQPAIVLVLDALASTGPNTLELR